A section of the Citrus sinensis cultivar Valencia sweet orange chromosome 8, DVS_A1.0, whole genome shotgun sequence genome encodes:
- the LOC127899433 gene encoding uncharacterized protein LOC127899433, with amino-acid sequence MASFRSNQIGGCSKAQASLSKILRTITSVKSPPLPRFDIDLNLSLVDAFWESDVDGESENGNLDACSFVGKQIESDSSGNSREKMKEGSGLGSGSGSCSDITTVLNEVAEEESNKEDTETKPLKEQNDKGGGGNGGDCFGLLIAAAELISSTEAESSPSGDKEATTTREKATEERETSNAGESPGRIIREMKSRDTSASALPVVRSKRGRSQVLPYRYRDSVLLLEPPSKRRREPKTK; translated from the coding sequence ATGGCGTCGTTTCGTTCGAATCAGATAGGCGGATGTTCGAAGGCGCAAGCATCGTTGAGCAAGATTCTTCGCACGATCACTTCCGTGAAGTCGCCGCCGCTGCCGCGGTTCGATATCGATTTGAACTTGAGTTTAGTGGACGCGTTTTGGGAGTCTGACGTCGACGGCGAGTCTGAGAATGGCAACCTGGACGCTTGTAGCTTCGTCGGGAAGCAAATCGAGAGCGATTCGTCGGGAAATAGtagagaaaaaatgaaagaaggcTCAGGCTTGGGCTCGGGCTCGGGCTCTTGTTCAGATATCACCACAGTCCTAAACGAGGTCGCTGAAGAAGAGAGCAACAAGGAGGATACCGAAACGAAGCCGCTCAAGGAACAAAACGACAAAGGCGGCGGCGGCAACGGCGGTGATTGCTTCGGTTTGCTGATTGCAGCAGCCGAGTTGATTTCGAGCACCGAGGCCGAGTCGTCTCCGAGTGGAGACAAGGAAGCGACGACGACTCGCGAGAAAGCGACAGAAGAAAGAGAGACATCGAATGCGGGCGAGTCCCCGGGACGAATAATCAGAGAGATGAAAAGTCGCGACACGTCAGCGTCAGCGCTGCCAGTGGTGCGGTCGAAGAGAGGGAGGAGTCAGGTGTTGCCGTACAGGTACAGGGACTCGGTCCTTCTCCTCGAGCCGCCGTCCAAACGGCGTCGCGAACCGAAGACGAAATGA